Proteins encoded within one genomic window of Empedobacter falsenii:
- a CDS encoding Na+/H+ antiporter NhaC family protein yields the protein MIIKKGNFWALLPLIIFILVYFSASIYLNDFYSVPALVVFMLALVIAFVQFPKVSFHTKAEAFCKNAGEETIMLMILIFLLAGAFGSLGSTIGAVESTVNLFLNYLPASFIVAGFFLLSCFISTALGTSVGTIVTVAPIAVQMDKMIPGSMPILLGAVVGGAMFGDNLSFISDTTIAATRTQEVSMKSKFKTNFRIVVPAAIVSTIIYFSLSQHFDTTNFQGKQLDFDLILILPYLLVFGLAMSGINVIWALIVGILSFLGIGLFYSGVPLLDLVSSINEGFKGMFELSIICLIIGGIVGIIRLNGGLDFIIYHLTKNIKTKRQAEMSIASLTALANACLANNTITILICGKIAKDISDHHDLEGRRVASILDTVSCFVQGILPYGAQVLAAVAAANTISSATKVSSVDVLSNLYYPFLTGICTLIFILFFQPKSFKK from the coding sequence ATGATCATAAAAAAAGGAAATTTTTGGGCTTTATTGCCTTTAATCATTTTCATACTTGTCTATTTTTCGGCATCTATTTATCTAAACGATTTTTACTCCGTTCCAGCATTGGTTGTTTTCATGTTGGCGCTCGTAATTGCATTTGTTCAATTCCCTAAGGTTTCATTTCATACGAAAGCCGAGGCTTTTTGTAAGAATGCAGGTGAAGAAACCATTATGTTGATGATTTTAATTTTTCTTCTCGCTGGAGCGTTTGGAAGTTTAGGGTCTACAATTGGTGCTGTAGAATCAACAGTTAATTTATTCTTGAATTACCTTCCAGCTTCCTTTATTGTAGCAGGATTCTTTTTGTTGTCTTGCTTTATATCGACGGCTTTGGGCACATCGGTTGGAACAATTGTAACCGTTGCGCCGATTGCAGTACAAATGGATAAAATGATTCCAGGTTCTATGCCAATTTTGTTAGGAGCAGTGGTTGGTGGAGCAATGTTTGGCGATAATTTATCGTTTATTTCTGATACAACAATTGCTGCAACACGCACGCAAGAAGTTAGTATGAAATCTAAATTTAAAACTAATTTTCGAATAGTAGTTCCAGCAGCTATTGTTTCGACGATTATATATTTTTCACTTTCTCAACATTTTGACACAACCAATTTTCAAGGAAAACAGTTAGATTTTGACTTGATTTTAATCTTACCTTATCTATTAGTTTTTGGACTTGCAATGTCTGGAATTAATGTGATTTGGGCTTTAATTGTAGGAATTCTATCGTTTCTTGGAATTGGTTTGTTCTATTCAGGTGTTCCTTTACTAGACTTAGTTTCTTCTATTAATGAAGGTTTCAAAGGAATGTTTGAGTTGAGTATTATTTGTTTAATCATTGGCGGAATTGTAGGAATTATTCGTCTAAATGGTGGATTAGATTTTATCATTTATCATCTAACCAAAAATATCAAAACAAAACGTCAAGCTGAGATGAGTATTGCGTCGCTTACAGCTTTAGCAAATGCTTGTTTGGCAAATAACACGATTACTATTTTGATTTGTGGTAAAATAGCAAAAGACATTTCTGATCATCACGATTTAGAAGGTAGACGCGTGGCGAGTATTTTGGATACAGTTTCATGTTTTGTACAAGGGATTTTACCTTATGGAGCACAAGTTTTGGCAGCTGTTGCTGCTGCAAATACAATTTCAAGTGCAACAAAAGTTTCTTCTGTTGATGTATTATCTAACTTATATTATCCGTTTTTAACAGGAATTTGTACCCTTATTTTTATCTTATTTTTTCAGCCAAAATCATTTAAAAAATAG
- the mnmA gene encoding tRNA 2-thiouridine(34) synthase MnmA, giving the protein MKRVVVGLSGGVDSSVTAYLLKEQGYDVIGLFMRNWNDASVTLEDECPWIEDSADALLVAKKLDIPFQVIDMSDSYKERIVDYMFNEYEQGRTPNPDVLCNREIKFDLFLKTALELGADYVATGHYARKTSTIDENGKEIFQLLKGNDNNKDQSYFLCQLSQDQLSKALFPIGDIEKPEVRRIAQEQGLVTANKKDSQGLCFIGKVSLPEFLQQQLKPKEGVIVEIAKDWNGYKREIPTFANKYEALDFEAKGFSYKQEDGEIVGKHQGAHYFTRGQRKGLGVGGKVEPLFIIDTDVETNVIYTGQGADHSGLLKKALFIKEEEVHWVREDLTLKTDETMEVMARIRYRQPLQKAILHKAENGMYVEFENPQSAITEGQFCAWYVDDELLGSGVINN; this is encoded by the coding sequence ATGAAAAGAGTTGTCGTAGGACTTTCTGGAGGAGTAGATTCAAGTGTTACAGCCTATTTGCTAAAAGAGCAAGGTTATGATGTGATCGGATTATTTATGCGTAATTGGAACGATGCATCGGTAACGTTGGAAGATGAATGCCCATGGATAGAAGATAGTGCAGACGCTTTGTTGGTAGCTAAAAAATTAGATATTCCTTTTCAGGTAATTGATATGTCTGATTCGTACAAAGAACGTATTGTAGATTATATGTTCAATGAATACGAGCAAGGAAGAACACCAAATCCTGATGTGTTATGTAACCGAGAAATTAAGTTCGATTTGTTTTTGAAAACAGCTTTAGAACTAGGAGCAGATTACGTTGCAACAGGACATTATGCACGAAAAACTTCTACAATTGATGAAAATGGAAAAGAGATTTTTCAATTGTTAAAAGGTAATGATAACAATAAAGATCAATCGTATTTCTTGTGTCAATTGTCGCAAGATCAATTAAGCAAAGCATTATTCCCAATTGGAGATATAGAAAAACCAGAAGTAAGAAGAATTGCACAAGAGCAAGGCTTGGTTACAGCGAATAAGAAAGATTCGCAAGGTTTATGTTTTATTGGAAAAGTTAGTTTACCCGAATTTTTGCAACAACAATTAAAACCAAAAGAAGGTGTAATTGTAGAAATAGCCAAAGATTGGAACGGATATAAAAGAGAAATTCCAACTTTTGCAAATAAATATGAAGCATTAGATTTCGAAGCAAAAGGTTTCTCATATAAACAAGAAGACGGAGAAATTGTAGGTAAACATCAAGGTGCGCATTATTTCACTCGCGGTCAACGAAAAGGATTGGGAGTTGGAGGAAAAGTAGAACCTTTGTTTATTATTGATACAGATGTAGAGACAAATGTTATTTACACAGGTCAAGGTGCTGATCATTCAGGTTTGTTGAAGAAAGCATTGTTTATAAAAGAGGAAGAAGTACATTGGGTTCGCGAAGATTTAACTTTGAAAACCGATGAAACAATGGAAGTGATGGCGCGTATTCGTTACCGTCAACCTTTGCAAAAAGCAATTTTACACAAAGCTGAAAACGGAATGTATGTTGAATTTGAAAATCCTCAATCTGCGATTACAGAAGGTCAATTCTGTGCGTGGTATGTTGATGACGAACTTTTAGGTTCTGGTGTTATTAATAATTAA
- a CDS encoding CDGSH iron-sulfur domain-containing protein — MDNQNKLNIQIGTTQNTDGIYVEVTENGPYILHGKPKIVQQFIVPNQQGISINYQEGEEFEAKDATYICRCGLSQHKPYCDGSHKKATENGVDLTEKATFNPELLTAEVIEGPVVSLTDDEKLCAFARFCDNGKRIWNQVQDSTQNSVDLSVEMAHHCPSGRLIVWDENNQPIEDDNTSASVGIIEDVTNDLSGPYALWGGIPLKSANGEYYEVRNRQTICRCGQSSNKPFCDGTHASMRFQDGLPKQPKADGKVF; from the coding sequence ATGGATAATCAAAATAAGTTAAATATTCAAATCGGGACAACTCAAAATACAGATGGTATCTATGTAGAAGTCACAGAAAATGGACCTTATATCTTGCACGGAAAACCTAAAATTGTTCAGCAATTTATCGTTCCAAATCAGCAAGGAATTTCTATCAATTACCAAGAAGGAGAAGAATTTGAAGCAAAAGATGCAACTTATATTTGTCGTTGTGGATTATCCCAGCACAAACCTTATTGTGATGGTTCGCATAAAAAAGCAACAGAAAATGGTGTGGATTTAACTGAAAAAGCAACTTTCAATCCCGAATTATTAACTGCAGAAGTTATAGAAGGACCTGTTGTTTCGCTCACTGATGACGAAAAATTATGTGCTTTTGCTCGATTTTGTGACAATGGAAAACGTATTTGGAACCAAGTTCAAGATTCTACACAAAACTCTGTTGATTTGAGTGTTGAAATGGCGCATCATTGTCCTTCTGGACGATTGATTGTTTGGGATGAAAATAATCAACCAATCGAAGATGATAACACCTCAGCTTCTGTTGGAATTATTGAAGATGTTACGAATGATTTAAGTGGTCCTTATGCATTATGGGGAGGAATTCCGCTAAAAAGTGCGAATGGCGAATATTACGAAGTACGAAATCGACAAACAATTTGCCGTTGTGGACAATCTTCTAATAAGCCTTTTTGTGATGGAACACATGCTTCGATGAGATTTCAAGATGGATTACCAAAGCAACCAAAAGCAGATGGAAAAGTTTTTTAA
- a CDS encoding GNAT family N-acetyltransferase: MSTIQLKHTETKHHDALLYNLPEDQIPFTALPSETFERLKLRADGHAKPITILLDEVPIGFFVLDYGDDKLEMTNNTNSLLLRSLSINPEFQGKGYGKISMNLMDDFVKDNFPTIDELVLAVNFNNKSAYDLYLKVGYIDDGSQREWFNGMQHLLKKKI, from the coding sequence ATGTCGACAATTCAACTCAAACATACAGAAACCAAACATCACGATGCTTTGTTATACAATTTGCCAGAAGACCAAATTCCTTTTACAGCCTTGCCTAGCGAGACTTTTGAGCGTTTGAAATTACGCGCAGATGGACATGCAAAACCAATTACAATTTTGTTAGATGAAGTGCCAATTGGTTTTTTTGTGTTAGATTATGGTGACGATAAATTGGAGATGACGAATAATACGAATTCGTTGTTGTTGCGTTCTTTATCGATAAATCCAGAATTTCAAGGAAAGGGTTACGGAAAAATTTCTATGAATTTGATGGATGATTTTGTAAAAGATAATTTTCCTACAATTGATGAATTGGTTTTAGCGGTTAATTTCAACAATAAATCAGCATATGATTTGTATCTAAAAGTCGGTTATATAGATGACGGTTCTCAACGTGAATGGTTCAATGGAATGCAACATTTGTTGAAGAAGAAAATTTAA
- a CDS encoding YqjF family protein: MKYTIKQILAETNHRAWQYPSKSWKYYQEWNKALFFHYKIDKKILRELVPKNLEIDEINDSAWVSLVAFTMEKIRPRFFPAFSPISDFDEINLRTYVTKDEKPGVYFLSIEAGKLFSAILAKSLSGLPYEKSNINRTENSYQANHPKRNFSLLTDFHVGMQVKHKTELDLFLTERYCLYLEDHNQLFRYEIQHLPWKINQLELDFLTIDYQLQDLNIHSRPDLVHYSEGVQVVAWEKERV, from the coding sequence GTGAAATATACAATCAAACAAATTTTAGCCGAAACAAATCATCGTGCTTGGCAATATCCTTCAAAATCGTGGAAATATTATCAAGAATGGAACAAAGCTTTATTTTTTCATTACAAAATTGACAAAAAAATTTTGAGAGAATTAGTTCCAAAAAATCTAGAAATTGATGAAATAAATGATTCTGCTTGGGTTTCGCTTGTCGCTTTTACGATGGAAAAAATTAGACCTCGCTTTTTTCCTGCATTCTCTCCTATTTCTGATTTTGACGAAATTAATTTGAGAACCTATGTGACAAAAGACGAAAAACCTGGCGTTTATTTTTTATCGATTGAAGCTGGAAAATTATTTTCTGCAATTTTAGCTAAATCATTATCAGGTTTACCATACGAAAAATCAAATATCAACAGAACCGAAAATTCTTATCAAGCCAATCATCCCAAACGAAATTTCTCTTTATTAACGGATTTCCATGTTGGAATGCAAGTAAAACACAAAACTGAATTGGATTTATTTTTGACTGAACGATATTGTTTGTATTTGGAAGATCACAATCAATTGTTTCGTTATGAAATTCAACATTTACCATGGAAAATCAATCAACTTGAATTAGATTTTTTAACGATTGATTACCAACTTCAAGATTTAAATATCCATTCGAGACCAGATTTAGTGCATTATTCAGAAGGTGTGCAAGTTGTCGCTTGGGAGAAAGAAAGAGTTTAA
- a CDS encoding alpha/beta hydrolase yields the protein MKNLFYVFVISFLTSCAAIHNVPTSQNPNNFIQPNTTSSFVDQNGNFYPDNWLKSYGKPPKNASRRDYSLMKIATESNFQNQLTSYESLRLKNIEKRVKNKKRVIIFVHGIDNDYLFSLKNYNKAKTYMNINSSNDEVINFYWDGLVNESLFGAAKVWVSATTNSQMAGVFGLRRILNVIHNKDVYLISHSRGASVVLSSLVNPSLRESEIKRAENAHHVDFTNAETLLENNNKIYSIMLAPAIGKVDFTLDNNQLKTFTPQLKRMHITINDTDYVLGKGKIGFLSRSLIATDFGYKKDLFDELSKNYTFLEETDFSGQNSHEFREYITNPKFITILKEFKLAK from the coding sequence ATGAAAAACTTGTTTTATGTCTTCGTGATTAGTTTTTTAACGTCATGTGCAGCAATACATAATGTGCCAACTTCTCAGAATCCAAATAATTTTATTCAACCGAATACAACAAGTTCTTTTGTGGATCAAAACGGAAATTTTTATCCAGATAATTGGTTGAAATCATATGGTAAACCTCCTAAAAATGCAAGTCGTAGAGATTATTCGTTGATGAAAATTGCGACTGAAAGTAACTTCCAAAATCAATTAACTTCTTATGAAAGTTTGCGTTTGAAAAATATCGAAAAAAGAGTTAAAAATAAGAAACGTGTCATCATTTTTGTGCATGGAATTGACAATGATTATTTGTTTAGCCTAAAAAATTACAATAAAGCCAAAACTTATATGAATATTAATTCTTCGAATGATGAGGTAATTAATTTTTATTGGGATGGATTGGTAAACGAAAGTCTTTTTGGAGCAGCAAAAGTTTGGGTAAGTGCAACGACAAATAGCCAAATGGCGGGCGTTTTTGGACTTCGTAGAATTTTGAATGTCATTCATAACAAAGATGTTTATTTGATTTCGCATAGTCGTGGTGCATCGGTTGTTTTGAGTTCACTTGTGAATCCTTCGTTGCGTGAAAGTGAGATAAAACGTGCTGAAAATGCGCATCATGTCGATTTTACGAATGCAGAAACGTTGTTAGAAAATAATAATAAAATTTACAGTATTATGTTGGCGCCTGCAATTGGAAAAGTTGATTTTACGTTGGATAATAATCAATTAAAAACCTTTACACCTCAGTTAAAACGCATGCATATCACGATAAATGACACGGATTATGTGTTAGGAAAAGGGAAGATCGGGTTTTTATCACGAAGTTTGATTGCGACAGATTTTGGTTACAAAAAAGATTTGTTTGATGAACTTTCTAAAAATTATACGTTTTTAGAAGAAACTGATTTTTCAGGACAAAATTCACACGAATTTAGAGAATATATTACTAATCCGAAGTTTATTACTATTCTGAAAGAATTCAAGTTAGCGAAATAA
- a CDS encoding metallophosphoesterase family protein yields MKKILLLSDTHSYIDDRILEYAQQADEIWHAGDIGDISVTDKLAEIKPLRAVYGNIDDNKARAEFPLNNRFSLEDVDVWITHIGGYPGKYNPAIRKEITENPPKLFICGHSHILKVMPDKQLGLIHMNPGAVGKHGFQKVRTMLRFELNKGRIENLEVIEFKK; encoded by the coding sequence TTGAAGAAAATTCTTTTACTTTCGGACACGCATTCTTATATCGACGATAGAATTTTGGAATATGCACAACAAGCAGACGAAATTTGGCATGCTGGAGATATTGGCGATATTTCTGTAACCGATAAATTGGCTGAAATAAAACCTTTGCGTGCTGTTTATGGAAATATTGATGATAATAAAGCGCGCGCAGAATTCCCGCTCAACAACAGATTTTCGTTGGAAGATGTTGATGTTTGGATTACGCATATTGGTGGTTATCCAGGAAAATATAATCCTGCAATTCGAAAAGAAATCACAGAAAATCCTCCGAAATTATTTATTTGTGGACATTCACACATTCTAAAAGTGATGCCTGATAAACAATTGGGTTTAATTCATATGAATCCAGGCGCTGTTGGTAAACACGGTTTTCAGAAAGTTCGTACGATGTTACGTTTTGAATTAAATAAAGGAAGAATCGAGAATTTAGAAGTAATTGAATTTAAGAAATGA
- the truA gene encoding tRNA pseudouridine(38-40) synthase TruA codes for MRYFLELAYNGKNYFGYQIQPNQISVQEVIEDRLSKILRKEISIVGAGRTDSGVHAKKMFIHFDYEDELSIDLIKKLNSFLPKDIAAYRLFLMDDEAHARFDATSRSYNYFISPFKDPFAFDSAWIFNRELNIEKMNEAAKLLIKQGDFGSFAKLHTDVKTNICDVREAFWRKNENGQLIFQITADRFLRNMVRAIVGTLVEVGLGRISIHDFEEIIEQKQRSSAGASAPAQGLYLVDVQYPKELFKNEFK; via the coding sequence TTGCGATATTTTTTAGAATTAGCATACAACGGGAAAAATTATTTTGGTTATCAAATTCAACCCAATCAAATTTCGGTTCAAGAAGTTATTGAAGATAGATTGTCTAAAATCTTAAGAAAAGAAATTTCGATTGTCGGTGCAGGGCGCACAGATTCTGGTGTTCATGCGAAAAAGATGTTTATTCATTTTGATTATGAAGATGAATTATCGATTGATTTAATCAAAAAATTAAATTCTTTTTTACCAAAAGACATCGCTGCTTATCGTTTATTTTTGATGGATGATGAAGCGCATGCGCGTTTTGATGCGACTTCGCGTTCGTACAATTATTTTATTTCACCTTTCAAAGATCCTTTTGCGTTTGATAGCGCTTGGATTTTTAATAGAGAATTGAATATTGAAAAAATGAATGAAGCAGCAAAATTGTTAATTAAGCAAGGAGATTTCGGAAGTTTTGCTAAATTACATACCGATGTGAAAACAAATATTTGCGATGTAAGAGAGGCGTTTTGGCGCAAAAATGAAAACGGACAATTGATTTTTCAAATCACTGCCGATCGTTTTTTGCGAAATATGGTGCGCGCAATTGTTGGAACATTGGTTGAGGTTGGATTAGGAAGAATTTCTATCCACGATTTTGAAGAAATTATTGAACAAAAACAACGTTCATCGGCAGGAGCTTCGGCTCCAGCGCAAGGATTATATTTGGTAGATGTTCAATATCCAAAAGAATTATTTAAAAATGAGTTCAAATAA
- a CDS encoding ABC transporter ATP-binding protein, whose product MSSNNENTSFDFNGLKRVLQIGAQSKVMFWSVVFVAVFSACFSVYRPYLTGNIIDDYIQTKDLPGLQMQIVKLSLVLVFEGILSFFMVYLANVVAQRVIRLLRVRLYNHLIKFKLGYFDKTPNGVLVTRSVSDIETIAEVFNDGILVMLGDVLKIVFIVFVMYWMNWVLATVVIVILPLMMIITRLFQKALKNVYQEERTIVAKLNTFVQERLTGMNIIQVFNRQQAEYDKFVSINNDLKKNYLKTVFYFSLMFPVVDIISALATGSLIWFGGLRTAVYGDVSVGDLIAFTQYVTLLTAPMRAIAERFNTIQRGLVGADRVFKIIDDDQTLPDNGTIKLDHVKGKIDFENVKFSYVPNNLVLKGISFSTKPGEKIAIVGATGAGKSTIINLLSRFYDIDSGTIKIDDVNIHDMELKNLRQHVAVVLQDVFLFNTTIYDNIVLGNKDISLEEVQNAAKIIGIDNFIMSLPKGYYSEVSERGSTLSVGQRQLISFLRAYIYNPEILVLDEATSSIDTESEELIQKATDKLTQDRTSIIIAHRLATIQNADKIIVMDNGMIVEQGTHSELLAQKGYYANLYEVQFSKEN is encoded by the coding sequence ATGAGTTCAAATAACGAAAATACATCGTTTGATTTTAATGGATTAAAACGTGTTTTACAAATCGGGGCGCAAAGCAAAGTGATGTTTTGGTCGGTGGTTTTTGTAGCAGTTTTTAGTGCGTGTTTTTCTGTATATCGTCCGTATTTAACGGGAAATATCATCGATGATTATATTCAGACAAAAGATTTACCAGGACTTCAAATGCAAATCGTGAAACTATCTTTGGTATTAGTTTTCGAAGGTATTTTGTCCTTTTTTATGGTTTATTTAGCGAATGTTGTTGCACAGCGAGTTATCCGTTTGTTGCGCGTTCGTTTGTATAATCATTTGATCAAATTCAAGCTTGGTTATTTTGATAAAACGCCAAATGGAGTTTTGGTAACGCGTTCAGTTTCTGATATTGAAACGATTGCTGAGGTTTTCAATGACGGAATTTTAGTGATGTTAGGCGATGTATTGAAAATCGTTTTCATCGTTTTTGTGATGTATTGGATGAACTGGGTTTTGGCAACGGTTGTGATTGTGATTCTTCCGTTGATGATGATTATTACACGATTATTCCAAAAAGCATTGAAAAATGTTTACCAAGAAGAGCGTACAATTGTGGCGAAATTGAATACGTTTGTGCAAGAACGATTAACAGGAATGAATATTATTCAGGTTTTTAATCGTCAGCAAGCGGAATATGATAAATTCGTTTCGATTAATAATGATTTAAAGAAAAACTATCTTAAAACAGTTTTCTATTTTTCATTAATGTTTCCTGTTGTCGATATTATTTCGGCTTTAGCGACGGGAAGTTTGATTTGGTTTGGAGGACTTAGAACAGCTGTTTATGGAGATGTTTCTGTTGGAGATTTGATTGCTTTTACACAATATGTTACGTTGTTAACTGCGCCAATGCGTGCAATTGCAGAGCGTTTCAATACCATTCAGCGTGGTTTGGTAGGAGCAGATCGTGTGTTCAAAATTATTGATGATGATCAAACTTTACCAGATAATGGAACAATAAAATTGGATCATGTAAAAGGTAAAATCGATTTTGAAAATGTGAAGTTTTCTTATGTTCCGAATAATTTAGTATTGAAAGGAATTTCTTTTTCGACAAAACCAGGTGAAAAAATTGCAATTGTAGGTGCCACAGGTGCAGGAAAATCTACTATAATTAATTTATTGAGTCGTTTTTATGACATAGATTCTGGAACAATTAAAATAGATGATGTAAATATTCATGATATGGAATTGAAGAATTTACGTCAACACGTTGCGGTTGTTTTGCAAGATGTTTTCTTGTTTAATACAACGATTTATGACAATATTGTTCTAGGTAATAAAGATATTTCGTTGGAAGAAGTCCAAAATGCTGCGAAAATTATTGGAATTGATAATTTTATCATGTCATTACCAAAAGGCTATTACAGTGAGGTAAGCGAGCGTGGTTCGACACTTTCTGTAGGTCAACGTCAATTGATTTCATTTTTGAGAGCATATATTTATAATCCAGAGATTTTGGTGTTGGACGAGGCAACGTCTTCTATTGATACAGAGTCGGAAGAATTGATACAAAAAGCGACTGATAAGCTAACGCAAGACAGAACTTCTATTATTATTGCGCATCGTTTGGCGACGATTCAAAATGCAGATAAAATTATTGTGATGGATAATGGAATGATTGTTGAGCAAGGTACACATAGCGAATTGTTGGCTCAGAAAGGTTATTATGCCAATTTATATGAAGTCCAATTCTCGAAAGAAAATTAA
- a CDS encoding LysR substrate-binding domain-containing protein codes for MTLVQLQYVLAVAEHKNFTIAADKSFVTQPTLSMQIQKLEKELNIDIFDRTSHPIKITQIGEKIVAQAKTILMEANRMKHLVNEEKGLLEGDFIIGVIPTVLPSLVPLFYKTFQKNNPKSNLIIKELQTDKIIKGIKDGSLDFGIVVSPLFEDQIIEKPLYYEPLVAYVPNGHRLSDKDKINEDDLNTSDLLILQEGHCFRNNVLALCDTSNLKNRPIKLDSGSFEALVKLANDGYGMTLLPALVADDLPQEYKKFVKNFESPVPTREVSLIFHQSQLRDSFEKELINTIQSILRGKIFLEKDQKLDSNMVSLPKK; via the coding sequence ATGACATTAGTACAATTACAATATGTGCTGGCAGTGGCTGAGCATAAGAACTTTACAATTGCTGCTGATAAATCCTTTGTAACTCAACCAACATTGAGTATGCAGATTCAGAAATTGGAAAAAGAATTGAATATTGATATTTTCGATAGAACATCGCATCCAATCAAAATCACTCAAATTGGAGAGAAAATTGTTGCGCAAGCAAAAACAATTTTAATGGAAGCTAACCGAATGAAACACTTGGTAAACGAAGAAAAAGGTTTATTAGAAGGTGATTTCATTATTGGTGTTATTCCTACTGTTTTACCTTCTTTGGTACCTTTATTTTATAAAACATTTCAGAAAAATAATCCGAAATCAAATCTTATTATCAAAGAATTGCAAACGGATAAAATTATAAAAGGAATAAAAGATGGTTCGTTGGATTTTGGAATTGTGGTTTCGCCACTTTTCGAGGATCAAATTATCGAAAAACCGCTTTATTATGAGCCATTGGTAGCTTATGTACCAAACGGGCATCGCTTATCTGACAAAGATAAAATCAATGAAGATGATTTAAACACTTCTGATTTATTAATCTTGCAAGAAGGACATTGTTTCAGAAATAATGTGTTGGCTTTATGTGATACTTCTAATCTGAAAAATCGTCCGATTAAGTTAGATTCAGGAAGTTTTGAAGCTTTAGTTAAATTAGCAAATGATGGCTATGGAATGACTTTGTTGCCTGCTTTGGTTGCAGATGATTTGCCACAAGAATATAAGAAATTTGTCAAAAACTTTGAGTCGCCAGTTCCAACGCGTGAAGTTTCGTTGATTTTTCATCAATCTCAATTGAGAGATTCTTTCGAAAAAGAATTAATCAATACAATTCAAAGTATTTTGAGAGGAAAAATATTCTTAGAAAAAGATCAAAAATTAGATTCGAATATGGTTTCTTTACCAAAAAAATAA
- a CDS encoding calcium:proton antiporter has protein sequence MHVDNFLSKKFNLALPYWTIICPILAIFSLTIAEGFKGQMWFSGVLGIILISAVLSAVHHAEVVAHKVGEPFGTIILALAITVIEVSLIVSLMMSEPTGFPSVLARDTVFAAVMIILTGIIGICLLAGGVRYREQNFIKQGVSTALITLVAISILTLVLPNFLTSEKGGEFSTSQLIFVAIISLILYGGFISVQTIRHRDYFLPQSSKDNVTSELHVEKPNLLTTISSLVLLLVALCAVVLLSKKLSPTIETIVMDLGAPKSLVGIIIAGVILLPEGLAAYKAAKQDRLQTSLNLALGSALASIGLTIPAVAIVCYFTGLEVTLGIDAKSSILLVLSLFTVYLSLNSGRTNIQQGIVLLTLFATYLFTTIVP, from the coding sequence ATGCATGTAGATAATTTTCTTTCAAAAAAATTCAATTTAGCTTTACCATATTGGACAATCATCTGTCCCATTCTTGCCATATTTTCACTAACTATAGCCGAAGGATTTAAAGGTCAGATGTGGTTTTCTGGAGTCTTAGGAATCATTTTAATTTCAGCCGTTTTATCAGCTGTACATCACGCAGAAGTTGTAGCGCATAAAGTTGGAGAGCCTTTCGGAACCATTATATTGGCTTTAGCTATTACAGTTATAGAAGTTTCGCTAATTGTTTCATTAATGATGTCCGAACCTACCGGCTTCCCTTCTGTTTTGGCAAGAGATACCGTTTTTGCTGCTGTAATGATCATTCTTACCGGAATTATCGGAATCTGTTTATTGGCTGGAGGAGTTCGTTATAGAGAACAAAATTTCATCAAACAAGGTGTTTCAACTGCTTTAATTACTTTAGTTGCAATATCTATATTAACCTTAGTTTTACCTAATTTTTTAACTTCAGAAAAAGGAGGAGAATTTTCGACAAGTCAATTAATTTTTGTCGCAATTATTTCGTTGATTTTATATGGCGGATTTATTTCTGTCCAAACCATTCGTCACCGTGATTATTTCTTACCACAAAGTAGCAAAGATAATGTGACATCAGAATTGCATGTCGAAAAACCAAATTTACTTACAACAATTTCTAGTTTGGTTTTATTATTAGTTGCTTTGTGTGCAGTTGTTTTGTTATCAAAAAAATTATCGCCAACCATCGAAACAATTGTGATGGATTTAGGCGCTCCAAAATCATTGGTGGGAATTATAATTGCCGGAGTTATCTTATTACCAGAAGGTTTAGCCGCATATAAAGCCGCAAAACAAGACCGTTTACAAACAAGTCTTAACTTGGCTTTAGGTTCTGCATTAGCTTCAATTGGATTAACGATCCCTGCCGTAGCAATTGTTTGTTATTTCACAGGATTGGAAGTTACATTAGGAATCGACGCAAAATCATCTATCTTATTAGTGTTATCCTTGTTCACCGTTTATTTATCATTAAATTCTGGTCGAACAAATATTCAGCAAGGAATTGTTTTATTAACACTTTTTGCCACGTATTTATTTACTACAATAGTTCCATAA